In the genome of Prosthecobacter algae, one region contains:
- the rsfS gene encoding ribosome silencing factor, protein MESIEIARLCAKYADEKKAENIVLLDLRGLSPVTDFFVIATASSNPQLRAVRDEVVDQLRDKHGERPLFSDGTFESQWLIVNFPNVLVHVQSPEKREYYALEELWGDAPRLDWQDTQPVGEPTPRVKKPKAKKPAVKKVAAKKAPAKKAAAKKAAKKK, encoded by the coding sequence ATGGAATCAATCGAGATCGCGCGCCTGTGCGCCAAGTATGCCGACGAAAAAAAAGCCGAGAACATCGTGCTTCTGGATCTGCGCGGCCTGTCGCCCGTGACGGACTTTTTCGTCATCGCCACTGCCAGTTCCAACCCGCAGTTGCGTGCCGTCCGCGATGAGGTCGTGGACCAGCTCCGCGACAAACATGGTGAGAGGCCTCTTTTCAGCGACGGCACTTTCGAGAGCCAGTGGCTGATCGTGAACTTCCCGAACGTGCTCGTTCACGTCCAGTCCCCTGAGAAGCGTGAATACTATGCCCTCGAAGAACTCTGGGGCGATGCCCCAAGGCTGGACTGGCAGGACACCCAGCCCGTGGGCGAACCTACCCCACGAGTGAAAAAGCCGAAGGCCAAGAAGCCCGCCGTGAAAAAGGTGGCCGCCAAAAAGGCCCCCGCGAAGAAAGCAGCGGCCAAAAAGGCAGCGAAGAAGAAGTAA
- the ruvB gene encoding Holliday junction branch migration DNA helicase RuvB, translating to MNPALNEADSPFDLALRPGDFDEFHGQTKVKENLLVMVEAAKMRNEPLDHALLCGPPGLGKTTLANLIASAVGSRLHTTSGPQIERAGDLAGILTNLQERDILFIDEIHRLHPSIEEYLYPAIEDFRLDIIIDQGPKARTIRIDLPPFTLVGATTRAGMLTAPMRSRFGIPNRLDYYTTEELQHILLRSARLMKVEMDAAGASEIARRSRGTPRIANHLLRWVRDFAQVKSQGMITEAVASQALTMRDIDETGLDEMDKRFLEALIHKFEGGPVGLNSIAVSVSEDASTLEDVHEPYLVMQGFVKRTPRGRVAMPAAYRKLGLIPPVSGQPDLF from the coding sequence GTGAATCCCGCCCTCAACGAAGCCGACTCTCCTTTCGATCTCGCCCTGCGTCCGGGCGATTTCGATGAATTCCACGGCCAGACCAAGGTGAAGGAAAATCTCCTCGTCATGGTGGAGGCGGCCAAGATGCGCAATGAGCCCCTGGACCACGCGCTGCTCTGCGGCCCGCCGGGTCTGGGGAAAACTACCTTGGCCAACCTCATCGCAAGTGCGGTCGGTTCGCGACTGCATACCACCAGTGGTCCACAAATAGAGCGGGCAGGGGACCTCGCCGGCATCCTCACCAATCTTCAGGAGCGAGACATTCTCTTCATCGACGAGATTCACCGCCTCCACCCCAGCATTGAAGAGTATCTCTACCCTGCCATTGAGGATTTCCGGCTGGACATCATCATTGACCAAGGCCCCAAGGCCCGCACCATCCGCATCGACCTGCCGCCTTTCACCCTCGTTGGGGCGACCACGCGAGCGGGCATGTTGACTGCGCCCATGCGCAGCCGTTTTGGCATTCCGAACCGGCTCGACTACTACACCACGGAAGAACTGCAACACATCCTCCTGCGCAGTGCCCGCCTGATGAAGGTGGAGATGGATGCCGCGGGCGCTTCGGAGATCGCCCGCCGTTCCCGCGGCACCCCGCGTATCGCCAATCACCTGCTGCGCTGGGTGCGCGACTTTGCCCAGGTGAAATCCCAGGGCATGATCACGGAGGCGGTCGCCAGCCAGGCCCTCACCATGCGGGACATTGATGAAACGGGTCTCGATGAGATGGACAAACGTTTCCTGGAAGCCCTCATCCACAAGTTCGAAGGCGGCCCGGTGGGGCTTAACAGCATCGCCGTCTCCGTCAGTGAAGACGCCTCCACTCTGGAAGATGTGCATGAGCCCTACCTAGTGATGCAGGGCTTTGTGAAACGCACGCCTCGCGGCCGTGTCGCCATGCCCGCAGCTTACCGGAAGCTAGGACTGATTCCGCCGGTGAGCGGGCAGCCGGATTTGTTTTGA
- a CDS encoding TatD family hydrolase, which yields MQYIEPHGHMVSRTTDDYERMAIAGCQVICEPAFWAGFDRASADGFYDYFRQITEYEPKRAARFGIQHYCWLCINPKEAEDTKLAEEVIALIPQFLDKPGVLGIGEIGLNKNSRNELRIFEQHVQVAQDHNQLVLIHTPHLEDKLKGTRLIVDALKNFPKINPERVIIDHVEEHTIDHVLDHGFWAGITLYPESKCTPHRAIDMLEQRQAERIWMNSACDWGVSDPLAVPKTMQAMRQRGWTAEMIGRVAWENPKAFMAQCPKFKL from the coding sequence ATGCAATACATTGAGCCCCACGGTCACATGGTCAGCCGCACCACGGATGACTATGAGCGCATGGCCATCGCCGGCTGCCAGGTTATCTGCGAGCCCGCCTTCTGGGCCGGCTTCGACCGCGCCTCAGCCGACGGGTTTTACGATTACTTCCGCCAGATCACCGAGTATGAGCCAAAGCGCGCGGCCAGGTTTGGCATTCAGCATTACTGCTGGCTGTGCATCAATCCCAAAGAGGCGGAAGACACGAAGCTGGCCGAGGAGGTCATCGCCCTCATCCCGCAGTTTTTGGACAAACCGGGCGTGCTTGGCATTGGCGAGATCGGCCTGAACAAAAACAGCCGCAATGAGCTGCGCATCTTTGAGCAGCACGTGCAGGTGGCCCAGGACCACAACCAGCTCGTTCTCATTCACACGCCCCATTTGGAGGACAAGCTGAAAGGCACCCGCCTCATTGTGGACGCGCTGAAAAACTTCCCCAAGATCAATCCGGAACGGGTCATCATTGACCATGTGGAAGAGCACACGATTGATCATGTGCTGGACCACGGTTTCTGGGCGGGCATCACCTTGTACCCAGAGAGCAAATGCACGCCTCACCGTGCCATTGACATGCTGGAGCAACGGCAGGCCGAGCGCATCTGGATGAACAGTGCCTGCGACTGGGGCGTCAGCGATCCTCTCGCCGTGCCCAAGACCATGCAGGCCATGCGCCAGCGCGGCTGGACGGCGGAGATGATCGGGCGTGTGGCCTGGGAAAACCCCAAGGCCTTCATGGCCCAATGTCCCAAGTTTAAGCTGTAA
- a CDS encoding XRE family transcriptional regulator, producing MATKKSARKAPLAHEMPPEAIGEFVGRRVKKLRTDRGWSLEELAQTSGVSRSMLSEIERERANPTLTVTFRIARAFGMTLQDLIGSVEEAAPKIQVIRSRDRAQVFRSDKQCEIRTLSPLNLEKDVEFYEVTLRPGGALRSQPHFEGTREFLTVEEGLVRLESDGATEDLGKGDSGTYPADVPHAIVNAGPGDALVFLVVIYR from the coding sequence ATGGCCACCAAGAAATCTGCCCGCAAGGCCCCGCTAGCCCATGAGATGCCTCCCGAGGCCATTGGGGAATTCGTCGGCAGACGGGTGAAAAAACTGCGCACTGACCGAGGCTGGTCCCTGGAGGAGCTGGCCCAAACCAGTGGTGTCAGTCGATCCATGCTCAGCGAGATCGAGCGTGAACGGGCGAACCCCACTCTGACCGTCACTTTTCGCATCGCGCGGGCCTTTGGCATGACTTTGCAGGACCTCATCGGCAGCGTGGAGGAGGCCGCCCCGAAGATCCAGGTGATCCGCAGCCGGGACCGGGCGCAGGTGTTCCGCTCGGACAAGCAGTGCGAGATCCGCACCCTCTCCCCGCTGAACTTGGAAAAGGATGTGGAGTTTTATGAGGTCACCCTGCGGCCCGGCGGTGCCCTGCGCAGCCAGCCTCACTTTGAAGGTACGCGCGAATTCCTGACCGTGGAGGAAGGCCTCGTCCGTCTGGAATCCGACGGCGCGACGGAAGACCTGGGCAAAGGTGACTCCGGCACCTACCCTGCGGATGTCCCTCATGCCATCGTCAATGCAGGCCCAGGCGATGCCCTCGTTTTTCTTGTCGTTATTTATCGTTAG
- a CDS encoding Gfo/Idh/MocA family oxidoreductase: MNPSSSSRRQFITRAAAAGLLITNSRVAFGSQANAKIRLGVIGCGGRGTFTTEQFVAHGGYEIAAAADAFQDKLDAFGDHFQVPKDKRFVGLDAYKQMLANGAVDAVHVVSPSYFHNEQAAAAVDAGKHVFVAKPIAIDVPGIRTFEETAKLAEKKGLTFMVDFQTQGDDLYVEGIKRVNEGALGDLMYGEGLHHMGRLARQAEDGTPGARLRNWVFDKALSGDIIVEQNIHSVDVMVRLMNAAPVRVIGHGGRKGRVDVGDCWDHFALMFEFPGDVPWTYTSRQFDPGGVPGGMVNNLMGSKGAFLSKFGGDIMIRGGKDTFWRGGKNPNIYKTGTDTNIGRFAAAIHGGDKDITRATVPLAVRSTLTAILGRNAAYQHGSLTWEELQKDTSKFEVDAATLLS; encoded by the coding sequence ATGAACCCAAGCTCATCCTCACGCCGACAGTTTATCACCCGTGCCGCTGCGGCCGGTCTTCTCATTACGAATTCGCGCGTCGCCTTCGGCTCGCAGGCGAATGCCAAGATCCGCCTCGGCGTGATCGGCTGCGGTGGTCGCGGAACCTTCACCACTGAACAGTTTGTGGCCCATGGCGGTTATGAAATTGCCGCAGCAGCCGATGCTTTTCAGGACAAGCTGGACGCCTTTGGCGATCACTTCCAAGTGCCCAAAGACAAGCGCTTCGTGGGCCTGGATGCCTACAAGCAGATGCTGGCCAACGGTGCCGTAGATGCCGTGCATGTCGTCAGCCCCTCCTACTTTCACAATGAGCAGGCCGCGGCGGCGGTGGATGCAGGCAAGCATGTCTTTGTGGCCAAGCCCATCGCCATTGATGTGCCTGGCATCCGCACCTTTGAAGAAACCGCCAAGCTGGCCGAGAAGAAGGGGCTCACCTTCATGGTGGATTTCCAGACTCAGGGCGATGACCTCTATGTGGAAGGCATCAAACGTGTGAACGAAGGCGCTCTGGGTGACTTGATGTATGGTGAAGGTCTCCACCACATGGGCCGTCTGGCCCGCCAGGCAGAAGATGGCACGCCAGGGGCGCGCCTGCGTAACTGGGTCTTCGACAAAGCCCTCTCGGGCGACATCATCGTGGAGCAAAACATCCACAGTGTGGACGTGATGGTGCGGCTGATGAATGCCGCGCCTGTGCGTGTCATCGGTCATGGCGGTCGCAAGGGCCGGGTGGATGTGGGCGACTGCTGGGACCACTTTGCCCTCATGTTTGAGTTCCCGGGCGATGTGCCCTGGACCTACACCTCCCGCCAGTTTGATCCAGGCGGCGTCCCTGGCGGGATGGTGAACAACCTCATGGGAAGCAAGGGCGCGTTCCTCAGCAAATTCGGCGGCGATATCATGATCCGTGGAGGCAAGGACACTTTCTGGCGCGGCGGCAAAAACCCAAACATCTACAAAACCGGCACCGATACCAACATCGGCCGTTTTGCCGCGGCCATTCATGGAGGGGACAAGGACATCACACGCGCCACGGTGCCCCTGGCCGTGCGCAGCACCCTCACCGCCATCCTGGGCCGCAACGCTGCCTATCAGCACGGCAGCCTGACCTGGGAGGAACTGCAGAAAGACACTTCCAAGTTCGAAGTGGATGCCGCCACTCTGCTGAGCTAA
- a CDS encoding M60 family metallopeptidase, which translates to MRFYFLPVILAALAPFHLQGQMPPELVKAERAKILAGVTSLPKTGAPGPIAIWGNIAFPLLSAASGREANELAVAAAAGHGKGRIILFGHNSYLDGNAGGDHAKLMENCATWVGNKAKPRIGLKGVNATAFFDKLGFKAESFSDITKKTLGAYDVIILNAQNVTDTAQGNLLADWVKNGGGLIAGMTGWAFSQTSGGKDLAVSHGLNQALMPAGVAFTDMSAFDGLNTFQARADLPALMNASEAIQAIKKQSAGGSPLTPEEVKQSSSAIQVALAAQPPDRSNLRDAVTAALGENGKNGIVPTKTAPLTQAQHAAERIRLGMETRVLRLAASEKALAHPAHEAFPGKAPTDAPRISSEVKIDPTIPGWTSTGIYAAAGETITVTTPETIAGKGYAVRIGCHSDTLYHLDTWSRAPDICKTAPLNAATTQIASAFGGLVYIEVPGRATEGEAFAVTLQGGIAAPLFVLGQDDDAKWNSEIKKRPAPWAELACDKMILSVPTEVARTVTTPTLLMQFWKQVVEAQDDISNQTAERKRPERMVADVQISAGFMHSGYPIMLHVPEALEMVTYNRIKFPGWGYHHEIGHNHQRGHFTFEGTGEVTNNVLGMYVYEAVLKKDWLIGHSAITPERRKENLIKIKQAADKWATWKGDPFLALHTYIQLVQAFGWESWRAYLYSFSDTKFGPMPESDDDKRDQFLVRYSKIVNRNLGPFFDAWGIPVSTEAKAEVSKLESWMPAEM; encoded by the coding sequence ATGCGTTTCTATTTTCTTCCTGTCATTCTCGCCGCTTTGGCCCCTTTCCATCTACAGGGCCAGATGCCCCCAGAGCTCGTCAAAGCCGAGCGGGCCAAGATTCTCGCAGGTGTGACCAGCCTGCCCAAAACAGGAGCCCCCGGTCCGATCGCCATCTGGGGAAACATCGCCTTTCCTCTGCTGTCCGCTGCCAGCGGGCGTGAGGCCAATGAACTGGCAGTCGCAGCCGCAGCAGGGCATGGCAAAGGCCGAATCATCCTCTTCGGCCACAACAGCTATCTGGATGGCAATGCCGGTGGCGACCACGCCAAACTGATGGAGAACTGCGCCACCTGGGTAGGGAACAAAGCCAAGCCCCGCATCGGCCTCAAAGGTGTGAATGCCACGGCCTTCTTCGACAAGCTGGGATTCAAAGCCGAAAGCTTCAGCGACATCACTAAAAAGACACTGGGGGCCTATGATGTCATCATCCTCAATGCCCAAAACGTCACCGATACCGCGCAAGGCAACCTCCTGGCCGACTGGGTCAAAAACGGCGGGGGCCTCATCGCCGGGATGACGGGCTGGGCCTTTAGCCAGACTAGCGGTGGAAAGGACCTGGCCGTTTCGCACGGACTCAATCAGGCCCTGATGCCGGCAGGTGTGGCCTTCACGGACATGAGTGCTTTTGACGGTCTGAATACTTTCCAAGCCAGAGCAGACCTCCCTGCTCTGATGAATGCATCTGAAGCCATCCAAGCCATCAAAAAACAAAGCGCGGGTGGCAGCCCCCTAACTCCTGAGGAGGTGAAACAATCCTCCAGCGCCATCCAGGTGGCCCTAGCCGCCCAACCTCCAGACCGTAGCAACCTCCGGGATGCCGTCACCGCAGCCCTGGGAGAGAACGGCAAGAACGGCATCGTCCCCACCAAAACAGCCCCGCTTACCCAGGCCCAACATGCGGCGGAACGCATTCGGTTAGGCATGGAAACACGCGTACTGCGACTGGCTGCCAGCGAAAAAGCACTCGCGCATCCCGCCCATGAAGCGTTCCCAGGAAAAGCCCCCACCGATGCCCCGCGCATCTCCAGTGAGGTGAAGATTGATCCCACCATCCCTGGATGGACCAGCACCGGGATCTACGCCGCTGCCGGGGAAACCATCACGGTCACCACACCAGAAACGATCGCGGGCAAAGGCTATGCAGTGCGCATCGGCTGCCATTCGGACACTCTCTACCACCTGGACACCTGGTCGCGCGCACCTGACATCTGCAAGACTGCGCCCTTGAATGCGGCAACCACCCAGATCGCCAGCGCCTTTGGCGGGCTCGTTTACATCGAGGTCCCCGGCCGTGCGACTGAGGGAGAAGCCTTTGCCGTCACCCTTCAGGGCGGTATCGCGGCTCCGCTATTTGTGTTAGGCCAGGACGACGATGCCAAATGGAACAGTGAGATCAAAAAACGCCCTGCGCCATGGGCCGAGCTAGCCTGTGACAAAATGATCCTCAGTGTGCCCACCGAGGTGGCTCGCACCGTCACCACGCCGACGTTGCTCATGCAGTTCTGGAAACAGGTCGTCGAGGCCCAGGATGACATCAGCAACCAAACGGCTGAGCGCAAACGCCCAGAACGCATGGTGGCCGATGTGCAAATCAGCGCAGGTTTCATGCACAGCGGCTACCCCATCATGCTGCACGTGCCGGAGGCCCTGGAGATGGTCACTTATAACCGCATCAAGTTCCCAGGCTGGGGCTACCATCATGAAATCGGGCATAACCATCAGCGTGGTCACTTCACCTTCGAGGGCACTGGCGAGGTCACCAACAACGTTCTCGGCATGTATGTGTACGAGGCCGTGCTGAAGAAAGACTGGCTCATTGGCCACAGCGCCATCACGCCCGAAAGGCGCAAGGAGAACCTGATCAAGATCAAGCAGGCGGCTGACAAGTGGGCCACCTGGAAAGGCGACCCATTCCTGGCCCTGCATACCTACATTCAGTTAGTCCAGGCCTTCGGCTGGGAGAGCTGGCGCGCCTACCTTTACAGCTTTTCCGACACCAAATTCGGTCCCATGCCCGAAAGCGACGATGACAAACGCGACCAGTTTCTCGTCCGTTATTCCAAAATCGTGAACCGCAATCTCGGCCCCTTCTTCGACGCCTGGGGCATCCCCGTGAGCACCGAGGCTAAGGCCGAAGTCAGCAAGCTGGAAAGCTGGATGCCTGCGGAGATGTAG
- the ppdK gene encoding pyruvate, phosphate dikinase, with translation MAKTASKGTKAVKYVYSFGAGKADGDGSMKPLLGGKGANLAEMSRIGLPVPPGFTITTEVCTYFYDHKRTYPVELQKQMEAGVAAMEKIMGAKFGDAKGMPLLVAVRSGARDSMPGMMDTILNLGLNDQTVLSLASVTKNERFAWDCYRRFIQMYGDVVLGVQKREGEDHEPFETVIEEYKHKVYHKDIVDSDLTAADQQELVRLFKELVKERTGKVFPNSPWDQLRGAAGAVFGSWMNDRAIVYRRKYGIPAEWGTAVNVQAMVYGNTGDDSGSGVAFTRNPANGADEFYGEFLINAQGEDVVAGVRTPEPVLKLKEVMPKSYAELLKVRATLEKHFKDVQDVEFTIQQGKLFMLQTRNGKRTAAAALKFSIDMVKEKLIDWETAVLRNPADQLDQLLAPIFDVADVKKAKAIATGLPAGPGAASGKIYLNADRAVIAEQKGEKVLLVRNETSPEDLRGMIAAEGILTARGGVSSHAALVARQMGKVCICGAAALEIDYDAKTVTVAGQTFSEGDFLSIDGTSGIVYAGQLKTAPSEIITGMIGGDKAAQATEKFKSFNQLMKWCSQATRLQVRTNADNPEQTQNAIAFGAQGIGLTRTEHMFFEGDRIDAVREMILAETVEARKAALSKILPYQREDFIGIFEALKGLPATIRLLDPPLHEFVPHDEKSQADLAKKLGITTEKVISRVNALHEFNPMLGHRGCRLGIAYPEITETQARAIFEAAAEVQKKGIKVKPEVMIPLVGFKKELDLQVAIVHDVAAQVQKEKKVKLSYSVGTMIEVPRGALTADEIAQTAEFFSFGTNDLTQTALGISRDDMGNFLLPYTENEIFKKNPFASLDQTGVGQLVKIAIEKGRATRPDIKLGICGEHGGDPDSVKFFHSVGLSYVSCSPFRVPVARLAAAQAAIEEKRAAAKAGAPKNVRSGSAAAPAAKQTNKATNNNKRNTNMAKKAAKKAAAKKAAPAKKAAAPAKKAAPAKKAAPAKKAAPAKKAAAPAKKAAAPAKKAPAKKAAKKAAKK, from the coding sequence ATGGCAAAAACAGCGAGCAAAGGCACCAAGGCAGTGAAATACGTTTATTCCTTCGGAGCAGGAAAAGCGGATGGAGATGGCTCCATGAAACCTCTGCTCGGCGGAAAAGGTGCAAACCTCGCAGAGATGAGCCGCATTGGCCTTCCAGTGCCTCCCGGATTCACGATCACGACGGAAGTCTGCACATACTTCTACGACCACAAGCGCACCTATCCGGTGGAGCTACAGAAGCAGATGGAAGCCGGTGTGGCTGCCATGGAGAAAATCATGGGTGCCAAGTTTGGTGATGCCAAAGGCATGCCACTTCTCGTCGCGGTGCGCTCCGGTGCACGTGACTCCATGCCAGGCATGATGGACACGATTTTGAACCTGGGTCTGAATGACCAGACGGTTCTCTCGCTCGCTTCCGTCACGAAGAATGAGCGTTTCGCTTGGGACTGCTACCGCCGTTTCATCCAGATGTATGGTGACGTGGTGCTCGGCGTGCAGAAGCGCGAAGGTGAAGACCATGAGCCTTTCGAGACCGTCATCGAAGAGTACAAGCACAAGGTTTATCACAAGGACATCGTGGACAGCGACCTGACCGCCGCTGACCAGCAGGAACTCGTCCGCCTTTTCAAAGAGCTCGTCAAAGAGCGCACGGGCAAGGTGTTCCCGAACAGCCCATGGGATCAGCTTCGCGGTGCCGCTGGCGCTGTGTTCGGTTCCTGGATGAATGATCGTGCGATCGTTTATCGCCGCAAATACGGCATCCCTGCTGAGTGGGGCACCGCTGTGAACGTGCAGGCCATGGTGTATGGCAACACGGGCGATGACTCCGGTTCCGGTGTGGCCTTCACCCGTAACCCAGCCAATGGCGCTGACGAATTCTACGGTGAGTTCCTCATCAATGCTCAGGGTGAAGACGTCGTCGCCGGCGTGCGCACTCCTGAGCCTGTGCTGAAGCTCAAGGAAGTGATGCCGAAGTCCTACGCTGAACTGCTGAAGGTCCGCGCGACCCTCGAGAAGCATTTCAAAGACGTGCAGGATGTCGAGTTCACCATCCAGCAGGGCAAGCTGTTCATGCTTCAGACCCGTAACGGCAAGCGCACCGCTGCTGCTGCCCTCAAGTTCTCCATCGACATGGTGAAGGAAAAACTTATCGATTGGGAAACCGCAGTTCTGCGTAACCCAGCCGATCAGCTCGACCAGCTTCTGGCCCCGATCTTCGACGTCGCTGACGTGAAGAAAGCCAAGGCCATCGCCACTGGTCTGCCAGCCGGCCCAGGTGCCGCCTCCGGCAAGATCTACCTCAACGCTGACCGCGCCGTCATCGCTGAGCAGAAGGGTGAAAAAGTCCTCCTCGTCCGTAACGAAACCAGCCCCGAAGATCTTCGGGGCATGATCGCCGCTGAAGGCATCCTCACCGCTCGCGGTGGTGTGTCCTCCCACGCGGCTCTCGTTGCCCGTCAGATGGGCAAGGTTTGTATCTGCGGTGCTGCTGCACTGGAGATCGACTACGATGCGAAGACCGTTACCGTTGCAGGCCAGACCTTCAGCGAAGGCGATTTCCTCTCCATCGATGGTACCAGCGGTATCGTCTATGCAGGCCAGTTGAAGACCGCTCCTTCCGAAATCATCACCGGCATGATCGGTGGCGACAAGGCCGCCCAGGCCACGGAGAAGTTCAAGAGCTTCAACCAGCTCATGAAGTGGTGCTCCCAGGCCACCCGCCTGCAGGTCCGCACGAATGCTGACAATCCAGAGCAGACCCAGAACGCGATCGCTTTCGGTGCCCAGGGCATCGGCCTTACCCGCACAGAGCACATGTTCTTTGAAGGTGACCGCATCGACGCCGTCCGTGAGATGATCCTGGCTGAAACCGTGGAAGCACGCAAGGCTGCCCTCTCCAAGATCCTTCCTTACCAGCGCGAAGACTTCATCGGCATCTTTGAAGCCCTCAAAGGCCTGCCTGCGACCATCCGCCTGCTTGACCCACCTCTCCATGAGTTCGTTCCTCATGACGAGAAGTCCCAGGCTGACCTCGCGAAGAAGCTCGGTATCACCACGGAGAAAGTCATTTCCCGCGTGAACGCTCTTCATGAGTTCAACCCGATGCTGGGCCACCGCGGTTGCCGTCTTGGCATCGCCTACCCAGAAATCACGGAGACCCAGGCCCGCGCCATCTTTGAAGCGGCGGCTGAAGTCCAGAAGAAGGGCATCAAGGTGAAGCCAGAAGTCATGATCCCGCTGGTCGGTTTCAAGAAGGAACTGGATCTCCAGGTCGCCATCGTTCATGACGTGGCTGCCCAGGTGCAGAAAGAGAAGAAGGTGAAGCTGAGCTACAGCGTCGGCACCATGATCGAAGTTCCACGTGGCGCTCTGACCGCCGACGAAATTGCCCAGACCGCCGAGTTCTTTAGCTTCGGCACGAACGACCTCACTCAGACCGCTCTCGGCATCAGCCGTGATGACATGGGCAATTTCTTGCTCCCATACACGGAGAATGAGATCTTCAAGAAGAACCCCTTTGCAAGCCTCGACCAGACCGGCGTTGGCCAGCTCGTCAAGATCGCCATTGAGAAAGGCCGTGCCACACGTCCTGACATCAAGCTCGGCATCTGCGGTGAGCACGGTGGCGATCCGGACAGTGTGAAGTTCTTCCACTCGGTCGGTCTTAGCTATGTGAGCTGCAGTCCTTTCCGTGTCCCGGTTGCTCGCCTTGCCGCTGCGCAGGCTGCGATTGAGGAAAAGCGCGCCGCCGCCAAGGCTGGTGCCCCAAAGAATGTCCGTAGTGGCAGCGCTGCTGCTCCTGCGGCAAAACAAACAAACAAAGCAACCAACAACAACAAGAGGAACACTAATATGGCTAAGAAAGCTGCAAAGAAAGCCGCCGCTAAGAAGGCTGCTCCTGCTAAGAAGGCTGCCGCCCCTGCAAAGAAGGCCGCTCCTGCTAAGAAAGCTGCCCCTGCGAAGAAGGCCGCTCCAGCCAAGAAGGCTGCTGCACCAGCTAAGAAAGCTGCTGCTCCTGCCAAGAAGGCTCCAGCAAAGAAGGCCGCTAAAAAGGCTGCTAAGAAGTAA
- a CDS encoding prepilin-type N-terminal cleavage/methylation domain-containing protein, giving the protein MKTPPLSPSSLIRRGFTLIELLVVIVIIAILVSLAVPATNIVMRKAQELKIKTTLKDLNVAIGHYRTEYNRFPIDPNDASAGGDSDMEPFLTDGTSQTMINILMANVDTSGGSTNMNPRKIKFIDLPTAKNNQFGIVDPSGGTGEGTPVQLVDTWGLPYKVLLDTNYDNRIQNPDKNSIDQIISSKAPEFLSASSAIYSFGPDKIENTKDDIVSWR; this is encoded by the coding sequence ATGAAAACGCCCCCCCTATCGCCATCCTCACTGATCCGTCGCGGCTTCACGCTCATCGAGCTGCTCGTCGTCATCGTCATCATCGCCATCCTGGTTTCGCTCGCCGTACCGGCAACCAACATTGTGATGAGAAAAGCCCAGGAGCTGAAAATCAAAACCACCCTGAAGGATCTCAATGTGGCCATCGGCCACTACCGCACGGAGTATAACCGCTTCCCCATTGACCCGAACGACGCCAGCGCCGGCGGCGACAGCGACATGGAGCCCTTCCTCACGGACGGCACCTCGCAGACGATGATCAACATCCTCATGGCCAACGTGGACACCAGCGGCGGCAGCACCAACATGAACCCCCGCAAGATCAAGTTCATCGATCTCCCAACCGCCAAGAACAACCAGTTCGGGATTGTTGACCCCAGCGGCGGCACGGGCGAAGGCACCCCGGTGCAGCTAGTGGACACCTGGGGCCTGCCTTACAAAGTGCTGCTGGATACCAACTACGACAACCGCATCCAGAACCCGGACAAAAACAGCATTGACCAGATCATCTCCAGCAAGGCTCCCGAGTTCCTGAGCGCTTCCTCCGCTATCTACAGCTTTGGCCCTGACAAGATCGAAAACACCAAGGACGACATCGTCTCCTGGCGCTAA